A window of Exiguobacterium sp. Helios genomic DNA:
CAGATACAGTTGTTCCATCAACCAATGCTTACACGCAGCAAAACCCATGTCTCCACACCACCTTTTCCGATTCAATACATCTATTTTACCATGCCTGACAGAAAAGAAAACGTTAATCTTTATTTAAATAAGCCGGCAATCGAGTTGAAGAATGCACTGAGACCATCAAACAACTTCGCAAAAAATCCTTTTGTCTCTTCTGAGGTCGCGAAGGCCTGGATATCTTGTCCGGCATCTTTTAGACCACTCTCGATTTGACCCCAGTTCAGGTCCGCTTGTTCCATTTGATTAAACAGTCCGGTCAACCGGTCCATCTGAGCATCGGATAAATTGATGTTATTGTTTTGGATGACTTGGACGATGACGTTTTCAATCTCGACCTTCGTTTCCGGCTGTTGTTTCGCGATTTCCGCTTTGATTTCATTCATCAAGTCGGCGACTTTATCCGTCCCGACCGTTTTCCCGACATCGGATGTCACAGAGAGTTCTTGCTGGGCAAGGTCTTTTCGTTCATCCGTCAGTTTGATGCCGGTCTCGGCAGATGTTTGATCATACGCTTTCATGATCCCGGTCAAAGCCGAAGTTCCGGTTACCTTGTACGGGGACGTGATCGTAATGTCCGCATCCGTTACACCCGCTGTGACGAGGGCGTTGAGGTACATGTCTTTTGTGACCCAGGTGATGTTTTCGGTCGCGACAGATAATCCATCACCTTTTTCAGCCAACTCAATTTTAGCGGAAGAGTACATGCCGCCACCCCGTTGTGATTGGGGAATGTTTTTCCCGAGATATTTTTCTTCATCCGCAGATGTTGCAATAATCGGAGTAATGCCTTCCGGTGCATTCAGACGGGACAAGACCCACGATTTATCCTTTGCCCCAAGTGATTCGCCAAGGGTGACGATTGTTTTGTCGACCACTTGTTCAGCAGATGCGGTCGTCGGTAGCAGTAAGGTAGTAGCAAGTAATGCCGAAGCGGTCCATGTCATGGTTTTATTCATAAAAGTTCCTCCATAAGTTAAGTATCAGGTACTAAATTTAGTCTAATCGACCGGCGACAGAAGAGAATCGGTCTCAAGGACGAGCCGTCATCCACCTTCCGTCATGTTCCATTGTACAAAAAAATGGAGTGAAATGACGAGAATGGGTCAATTCCACATCAAATCATGATAAACTCAAAACAAATCAAATAGCGACCACTAGGGGAGTCAGTAGGCTGACTGAGACGACGGAGACGTTCGGACCCTTTGAACCTGATTAAGTTTGGACTTACGGAGGGAAGTGGCGTGGACGATCCTCTTTTTATGGTCTTTTCACGTCATGCCTGACATCAGGTGTGGCGTTTTTTGATTACAAAAGGGGGAACCAACATGACATTCAGTGAAGAAATCCGGCAAGCGGCAAAACGGTATTGGGACAGCAGCTTTACCCATCCATTCGTGACAGGGATTGCGGATGGAACACTACCAGAAGCAAAATTTCGCCATTACGTCCTACAGGATGCCTATTACTTAAAACATTTCGCGAAAATTCAGGCGCGGGCCGCGTCGAAGGCACAGGACTTCGCGACGATTGCCGAACTCGCGGAACATGCGACGTCGACCTATGCTGCAGAACTCAGTCTGCATCAATCGTTTTTTGAACCGCTTGGGATTTCGGACAAGACACTGGCAGAGTTTGAACCAGCACCGACCGCATATGCGTATATTTCGCATATGCACCATGCAAGTGAAGGGACGCTTGGGGAGACCATCGCTGCGATTTTACCGTGTTACTGGCTTTACTATGAGATTGGACAACAGTTACAGGCAGCGACACCGGCTTCACCGATTTATCAGCAATGGATTGCGACATACAGTTCCGAATGGTTCGAGCGGGTGGTCTTTGAACAGATTGACCGGTTAAATGAGTTGGCAGAGAAGGCGAGTGAACAAGAACGCGTCCGGATGAAACAACATTTCGTCAGAAGCTGTTATTACGAATTGATGTTTTGGCAGATGGGCTGGGCGGAAGAAACGTTTGAACGGCAGTACGAACAGACGATGGAAATGACATCATCCAAGTAAGGAAGGAAATACAAACACCGGATCCGACGATAAGCGGATCCGGTGTTTGTTCTATAGAAAACATCAATCAACTGTGGTGTTCAATCAAATCGGCGAGACGTTGTTTCACGAGTGACGGATTCGTTAAGTCCTGGTTCGATAATGAAAGTTTCGTCATCGTCTCATCGGTTCCTGCCATTTCACTGAACAGCGAACCGAGACTGTGGGCACGGCGGTCGATTTGGACGACGATGTCGATGCCGAACCGGTCTTGCAACAGGATAACTTCGATTTCGTCCAGCTTGTGAGCATAATGAGTACCGCGGGCAGAATACTCAAGTTCCTGCGCGATCGGCAAATCTTTCCGGAAGCGGCCCGGCAATTTCTCTGTATCAGCTTTCTTGAGGCGGAATCCGAGGTTTTCCATCGCTTCAAGGATGACCGATTGGTAGTCATTCGCTTTGACGACGACAGCATCGTGGTCAGAAGGGTCAACCGCCTGCGCGATATCAAGACCCGTCTCGATCCACGACTTCGATTGGCTGACGGAAAGTGGTGTATTAAAAGGGACTTGAAGCGTAAACGGTATTTCCCGTTCGACGTCTGCTTCAATCGTAAACGGGGCTTCATTTAATGCAAACCGGTCCAGTGTGAACGTCGTGAATGCCGTGCTGTCCCCGACTTCTTGTTTGTACTGGGTATTGAAGGCGAGATAAATCCGGGCGATTTCCTGATCGACGTTACCGCCCTTAATATGAACGACTCCTTGAATCGTTCCACCGGGTTCACAGTGATCTTGTTCGAGTCGTGTATCGACCGTTGCGGCACCAATGCCGATTTGTGAAAGAATTTTTTTGAACATGTTGTGTTCCTCCTTTAAATTAAGTATGACGACTAAAAATAAAGCTTGCTTGCTTGTCGAACGCGGGTGAATTTGCTACAGTTTCGAAAGACCAAACAAAAAAAGGACGGGACGATACGTGGAACTAGACCAATTAAAAGACCTGCTCACTGAAAAACTGCAGGCAACTTCACTCATACACGCGACGATTAGTGGTCCGCGCCAAAAATCAAACGATCTGCGTCGAATCAAGTTAAAACCGATTCTACTTAGAGATACGTATGCAATCCAGTTAGAGTTTCAACATGAACGGATCATTAAGCATGAGAATTTAAGTATAGAAGAATTTATTTTGCGAATGGACGACTATTTTAACGAATTTCGTCAATTTTTATTCCGTTTCGAGACGGAAGAAGTCCAGTTCCAACTCTCGAAGAAAATGAAAGTTTCACTGAAGACGACAGGCAAGGAACCGGTAAAGGCCGAACTGTCTCACAATCGAAAGAAAAGCCATTTGTTAGAAGACGGCGTGCCGGTACCGTTTTTGATTCGTCTTGGTGTAATGACGGAAGAAGGACAGGTCAAGCGTCAAAAATATGATAAGTTTAAACAAATCAATCGTTTTCTTGAATTCGTCGAAGACAGTATCGCAGTATTGCCGCAAGGGCGTACGTTACGGATTTTGGATTTTGGATGCGGTAAATCGTATCTGACGTTTGCTCTCTATCATTACTTGAAAATCGTCAAGGGATTTGATTTAAACGTCACCGGTCTTGATCTCAAAAAAGAAGTCATCGAGGATTGTACAGCCATCGCTGCTGATTTAGGGTATGATGATTTATCGTTCCGTGTCGGTGATGTCCATGATTACGACCAGGATACGGAAGTTGATTTAATGGTGACGCTACATGCTTGTGACGTTGCGACGGATGTCGCGCTTGCCCGGGCAGTCGACTGGAATGCATCGGTCATTCTCAGTGTCCCGTGTTGTCAGAAGGAGTTGAACCGTCAGCTGGACTGTTCACCGCTTGACGTCATGCTGCAACATGGATTGATTCAAGAAAAGTTTGCTTCGCTCGCAACGGATTCCATCCGGGCAGAGTTGTTGACATTGGTCGGCTACGATACGCAACTGCTTGAGTTCATTGATTTAGAAAACACGCCGAAAAATATCTTGATTCGGGCTTATAAAAATCCGAAGCAGCCAACGGAAGAAAAAATTGACCGGTATATCGCTTTCCGAGACCTGTTACACGCTAAACCGTATTTAGAACGTGAATTGAGCGGCAGACTTGGACAGATTTCACCGAAACTCGTACAATAAAGAAGACAACGATTTAAAGGGGGAAACAAATACAATGGATTTCCAAATGTATTTTGAAGATGTCGTTCAAACGGCACGTAAAGAAGCAGCAGCTGCTGGTTTTGAAGAATTAACGACGGTCGAGAGCGTCGATGAAGCGATGAAGCGTGACGGTTTGACGCTTGTCCTCGTCAATTCGGTGTGCGGATGTGCCGGTGGGATTGCTCGTCCGGCTGCCGCTTACATCAACCGGATGGAAGGTGTAAAACCGGATCATTTCGTGACGGTATTTGCAGGGCAAGACCGGGAAGCAACAGATCGGGCGCGTGAATACTTCGAAGGATATCCGCCATCATCGCCATCATTCGCATTGATGCAAGATGGAAACATCCTGTCGATGGTCGAACGGTTTGACATCGAATCGTTTACTGCAGAAGAAGTCGTCGAAAAGTTAGAGTCATTGATTGAAATCTACGCGTAACAGTGAAAAAGAGGCTAACGTGAAAACGTTGGTCTTTTTTTGTTTGAACAGAAATAAAACAAAAATAAATGTAAGCGATAACAAAAAAGTATTGATCAAAGAAAGCGAATAAATTCAGGTTTTATGCACTATTTTCATATTTTTATGCTTTACAATGAATAAATATTCGTATATTCTAAAAGCAATAAATCAGGTCGAACTTTTTAGTATTGAATTAGAAAAAAACATAAGTCATACTATTGTTAAAGTTCTGACAATTGAGCGTTGGAAGGGGAATTTATTGATGAAGAAACTAGTAGCAACGGCAATGGCAGGAATTCTCGCAGTCACGATGGCAGCATGTGGGGCCTCGGAGGAATCAAAAGGCGACACGACGAAGAAGAACGATAAAGTATTGACGATGGGAACATCAGCGGATTACTTCCCGTTCGAGTATATCGATACAGCGAAAGGTGATGACATCGTCGGGTTTGATGTAGCAATCGCCAAAGAAGTCACAAAAAATCTCGGTTACGAGTTGAAAATCGAAGACATGGAGTTCGGAAGCCTGCTCGGAGCACTCAGTGCAGGACGTGTTGATTTCGTCATGGCAGGTATGACGCCGACAGACGAGCGGAAGAAAAATGCCGATTTTACGGATATCTACTTCCAGTCAAAAAACCTTGTCATGACGAAGGATAAAGCGATCGCGGCAGATGATGAATTAAAAGGCAAGAAAGTAGGTGTCCAGCTCGGATCAATCCAGGAAGCATTAGCGAAAGACCGGTACAAAGACAGTGAAGCGGTCTCGTTAAACAAGATTCCAGAAATCATTCAAGAATTGAACACAGGCCGGATCGACGCGCTGATCATTGAAGACGCCGTCGCCGTCAAATATATGGATCAAGACGAGTCATTGAAGACATACGAAATCAAGGAAGACGGACCAACCGGTTCTGCTGTCGCCTTCAAAAAAGGAGACAAGATGCGTGACGACTTCAACAAAGAGTTGAAGAAGATGATCGACAACGGAGACATCGACAAACTCGCAGAAGAATGGTTCCAAAAAGAAGCAAAATAAGAGTAGTGCATAGGGGTGGGGGTAACCTCATCCCTTTTGTGCGACGTTAGGAGATTGGTTATGATAGACTTTACAAAGATTCAAGATTCAATCCCATATATTCTGCAAGGAATTCCGGTTCTGTTTCAAGTCGTCATCGTCGCAGCAATTGCCGGGATGCTGATCGGAATCGTAGTCGCAGCGCTGAAGATTACAAAAAGTATGTTTCTTCGATTCCTAGGTCATGCCTATACGGCAGTCTTCCGCGGAACACCATTGATCTTGCAACTGGCGATCATTCATTTTGGATTGCCGCAGTTGACAGGGTATGTAACAACAGGCTATCAATCCGCCATCATCGCCTTTTCCCTAAACTCCGGTGCCTATATCTCGGAGATTATCCGGGCCGGAATTCAAGCGGTCGACCGGGGACAATGGGAAGCTGCGGATGCCCTCGGGATTCCTTACATGAAACAGTTACGGTCGATCATCTTGCCGCAAGCATTTAAAAACATCTTACCGGCCATCATGAATGAATTGATCACCTTAACAAAAGAATCCGCTTTGATTTCGACGGTTGGTGTACTCGATGTCATGCGCCGGGCACAGGTCGTCGGTGGAGAAAAAGCCTTGTATTTTGAACCGTTATTGTTTGCGGGGTTCGTCTATTTCGTACTTGTCATGGGATTGTCCTTGATTGGTCAACAAGTCGAAAAAGCTATGAGAAAGAGTGGTTAATCAGATGGAACCTATGATTCAAGTGACTGATCTGTATAAGCAGTTTGGAAAATTAGAAGTCTTAAAAGGGATCACGACGACGGTCGGACGCGGAGAAGTGGTTGCCGTCATCGGTCCGTCGGGATCCGGTAAATCAACGTTTTTACGTTGTATCAATCTGTTGGAACAGCCTACAAGCGGGACGATTAATGTCGATGGATTTGAACTGACGAAACCAAAAGCGAATATCGCGAAAGCGCGTCAAAACATCGGTATGGTCTTCCAACAGTTTAATCTTTTCCCGCATAAGTCTGTGCTCGATAACCTGATTTACGCACCAATCAACGTGTTAGGTCTTTCAAAAGACGCGGCTGTCAAGCGGGCGGAAGTGTTGCTTGATCGGGTCGGTTTGGCCGAAAAACGGGACAACTTCCCGAACCAGCTGTCAGGCGGTCAAAAACAACGGGTCGCCATTGCCCGGGCGCTGGCGATGGAACCAAATGTCATGCTGTTTGACGAGCCGACATCGGCCCTTGATCCGGAAATGGTCAACGAAGTACTGGATGTCATGAAACAGCTCGCCGAAAGCGGAATGACGATGGTCATCGTTACGCACGAAATGGGCTTCGCAAAAGAAGTCGCAGATCGTGTCCTGTTCCTGGATGAGGGTATTTTGATGGAAGAGGGCAGTCCGGTGGAACTGTTTGACCATCCGAAAACGGATCGGGCAAAAAAATTCCTCGAAAAAGTATTATGATGAAAAGCGTCGACTCGATTAAACGAGTCGGCGTTTTTTGAAAGGGTGATGTTACGTTGTATGAAGAAACCAAAAAATTTGTCGAGAGATTCCATGCAAATGATTTTTCCGGTCATGACTTTGCCCACATCGAACGGGTCCGGACGATGGCGTTACGGATTGCCGAAATCGAAGGAGGCGATGTTCAGATTATTGAACTCGCCGCCCTACTGCACGATGTAGCCGACAGTAAGCTCGGCGGAACGAGTGACAGCGTCGATCAGCATCTACGGCCACTCGTATCGGAACAGGACCGCCTGTATATTCTCGACATCATCAACAGCTTGTCATTTAAAAGGGGTGACCGTCCGCCGATGAAGACGATTGAAGGGAAGATTGTCCAGGATGCAGACCGATTGGATGCGATTGGCGCCATCGGTATCGCCCGGACATTTCAATTTGCCGGTCAATTCAAGGAACCGATGTATGTGCCGGGACTCGTTCCCCGCGAGCCGGGTGACCGGACGGGAAAGACGAGTGCCTTACACCATTTCGATGAAAAATTATTCCGCTTAAAAGAGTTGATGAACACGAAGACGGCGAAAATCATCGCTGAAGATCGTCACCAGTATATGCTGGAATTCGTCGAACGGTTCAAACAGGAATGGGAAGGTCGGTAACTAGAACGAAACAGGGATCCGCTCCAAATGGAACGGATCCCTGTTCGTTAACTTAAGATGACAGCTGTAATCAGACCAAGTGAAGCGAACAGACCTACAATCGCACCGCCCTCTTCATGGGCTTCCGGCATCATCGTCGAAGCGAGCATGGCAATGATACCGCCGCTTGCAAAGGCACCGATCATCGCAAACTGCATATCCGGTAATTCCGCTAAAATGGAATAACCGGCAAGGGAGGCAAGTGCGGAAATCAACCAGACGATTCCCCACATGACAAGAATTTTCTTCTTCGAGAAGCCGTCTTTTTGTAAGCCGGTTGTACTCGACAGACCTTCCGGGATGTTACTGACAAAAATCGCTGCGACAAGAGCGGCGCTGACATTTCCGGATAACAAACTGGCACCGATCATGATCGATTCCGGAATCGCATCCAGAATCGTCCCGAAGAAGATGGCCGTTCCTGTACCTTCGTTACCGCCGGACGATCGTTTTCGTTTACTGGCACCACGGGAGGAAACGAACATGTCAAAACCGGTGAACACGAGTGAACCGACGATAAAGGACACACCGACAACCATCGTCGTGGATTTGTTTAAGGCTTCATCCAATAATTCAAACGTCGCCGCCCCGATTAAAATGCCCGTTCCAAACGACATCACATACCCGATCAACCGTTGTTTAAGAGGGATGAACAAACCGATTAATGCCCCGATGACGACAGCCCCTCCTGCGATTGCCCCCCACATAAAAGCGATTCCCATTTCTATATCCTCCTTACTCATAACTATCTGTATTACTATTTTCCTAAAAAAATGATTGATAAACATAGCTAAATGGAAAAATAAGAAGGGGCGGACAGAAAATAATTTAAAAAGTCTCCCGTCGTGGAGACGGAAGACTGAGAAAAGCATCAAAACGGTTGTTTATTTAACCAATGTCCACCGTCGAGGGCGATACATTCCCCATTTAAGTAGCTCGCCTGATCGGACAGCATCCAAGTCGCAAGACCGGCGATTTCTTCCGGTGTCCCGAATCGTCCGAGCGGGACGTTCCGCCGAATCCGTTCCGCATGTTCCGGAGACATGGCGAGTTTATCGGCTCCACCGGTCCGTTCAATCGGTCCGGGACTGATGGCATTGATCCGGGCCCCGTATTTGTAACCCCATTCGACAGCAAGTGTCCGCGTCAGGTTCAGGACGCCGGCTTTTGCAGCGGCACTCGGTGCGACACCTGGACCTGCCTGCCAAGCATATGAGGCGACGATATTCAAGATTTGTCCGCCTGATACATTGTCCTCCTGCCAGCCTTTGACGAGGGCATGCGAACAGTTGAATGTCCCGTTCAAGACGATATCAATGACTGTTTTCCATCCATTTGGCGAAAGTTCATCAGTCGGACAGATGAAATTGCCGGCAGCGTTATTGATCAGTGCTTCAAGTTGTCCGTATTGTTGCCGGGTTTGATTGACAGCAGCGAGGCAAGCGTCCGGATCCCGAACGTCCATTTGAATGACACTGTGTTTTCCGTCAATCGCCTGTAAGTCCTGATCGGTTTGTTGCAACCGTTCGGCATTCCGTCCGGTCACGACGACATTCCAGCCGGCTTCTTTTAAAGCGATGGCCATCGCTTTCCCCATACCGCTCGTGCCGCCGGTGACAAGTACTGTTTTTGTCATGTATAAAACCCCCTTATAAACTGAATGAATAACCATTCAATATAAGTATTCAAAAAAGAAGGAGTAAACTCCTTCTTTTAAACGGAAATTATTCGACTGCTGCTGCTGTATTCGTCAAGACCGGAACAACTTGTTTTTTCCGTGAAACGACACCTTCAAGATAGAGGAGATGATTTGTTGCATCAAGTCCGAAGGCCCGTTCGACCAGTGATGCTTCAGGTCCGAGAACAAGCGCGACCGAGTTGTTCGTCAAGATATCGGTGACGAGCAACATGTACAAGTCCAATTCTTTTTCAGCAATCAAGGATTCGATCCGTGTTTCGAGTTCTGCTTGACGAAGCAAAACTTCTGCCGTATCAACTGTGTTTGCTTGTGCGATTTCGACTTTGAATGGTCCCATCGAAAACTCTTTTGCATCAAGTGCGATCAACTCATCAACCGTTTTCATTGATAAATCAGCACCGGCTTTTAACATATCGAGACCATAGACGTTGGCATCGACGCCGGCAATCGTCGCGAGTTCACGTGCTGCGATGACGTCTTGCTCCGTACATGTCGGCGACTTGAACAGTAACGAGTCGGAAACGATGGCTGACAACATCAGACCGGCGATTTCCGGTTTAATCGCAACACCGTGTTCTTTGTACATTTTGTTTAGGATCGTCGTCGTACAACCAACCGGTTCTGCCCGGTAATAAAGCGGATCAGACGTCTCGAAGTTGGCAATCCGGTGATGATCGATGACTTCCATCACTTTGACGGCATCGATATCATCGGCACTTTGTTGACGTTCATTGTGGTCAACGAGAATGACGTGTTGTGCTTCTTTTGATACTTCTGTCACGAGGCGGGGACGAGCGACTTTGAAGTAATCGAGCGCAAATTGTGTTTCTCCGTTAATTTCACCAAGACGAACGGCTTCAGCATGAACACCGAGCTCTTTTTTTAATTCGGCATAGGCGATGGCCGATGCAATCGTATCCGTGTCCGGATTTTTATGACCAAATACTAAAACTTTTTCCATGTGTATTCACTCCTAAATGATTGATGTCTCGCCCATTAGTGTACCATAAGTCAGTTTTAGACGGCGTTCATTTTCAAGAGGATTCCGGCGATTTTTTCGCTCCAGTACGGATCGGAGGCATAAAAAACGTTCATTCCGCGTGCCTTGTTTCCAAGAAACGGACCGCGGTAATATTTCCCGTCTTTAGCAAGGTAGTCACGGGCGATGAAGCGACCTGTTTGACGGATCGAGTCTTCAAAGGAAGTATAGGCCGTCGCATTTTGACCGGGAGCGATATCCGTTGCATTGACTCCAAAGAGATTAAACTTATCTTTTGCGATGTCGGACCGTCCGTAATCCGATTCATGAATCGCATGGGCGAGTAAATAGGCCGCATTGATTTGATAGGTACGTTCGACTTGCTTAAACGTCTTGCCCGTACCGATCAAAGGACTGTCGGGAGCATTTTTTTTAATGTAGGCATCCAGTTGCTTTGCTGTCAGGGCGGTCGGTTTCCGTAAATCCTGCGTCAACGTTTTGGATTCGACATACTGCATCGTTCGGTCGTCTAACGATGCCGGTGCTTCACCGGCCGTAATTAAACCACCGAGACCGGCATCGGCGACGATATAATGCAAGAGACGCGCGCCTTGTTTTTCATAATAGGACCGATTACTGGATTGTTCGAGCGGATAAAGAGTCAACCGGTCCGAAGCGACATAACCGGTCAGACCGGCAATCTCGACCCGACTGACCGAATCCGTATAGGCAAGTAAAGCGAGTCGGCTGCCGGGCGCGACATACGTATGTCGTTTTTTCAACGCCCGGTCCGAATAAATACTTAAGGTCTGATTTGAATTGACGATTCCAATCCCGCTTCCGGTCAAATAGAGATACCGTTCATCGGACGTCCGTTTGATGGCGCCACGGCGTCCGTT
This region includes:
- a CDS encoding sporulation protein, with product MFKKILSQIGIGAATVDTRLEQDHCEPGGTIQGVVHIKGGNVDQEIARIYLAFNTQYKQEVGDSTAFTTFTLDRFALNEAPFTIEADVEREIPFTLQVPFNTPLSVSQSKSWIETGLDIAQAVDPSDHDAVVVKANDYQSVILEAMENLGFRLKKADTEKLPGRFRKDLPIAQELEYSARGTHYAHKLDEIEVILLQDRFGIDIVVQIDRRAHSLGSLFSEMAGTDETMTKLSLSNQDLTNPSLVKQRLADLIEHHS
- a CDS encoding ZIP family metal transporter; the protein is MGIAFMWGAIAGGAVVIGALIGLFIPLKQRLIGYVMSFGTGILIGAATFELLDEALNKSTTMVVGVSFIVGSLVFTGFDMFVSSRGASKRKRSSGGNEGTGTAIFFGTILDAIPESIMIGASLLSGNVSAALVAAIFVSNIPEGLSSTTGLQKDGFSKKKILVMWGIVWLISALASLAGYSILAELPDMQFAMIGAFASGGIIAMLASTMMPEAHEEGGAIVGLFASLGLITAVILS
- the tenA gene encoding thiaminase II, whose amino-acid sequence is MTFSEEIRQAAKRYWDSSFTHPFVTGIADGTLPEAKFRHYVLQDAYYLKHFAKIQARAASKAQDFATIAELAEHATSTYAAELSLHQSFFEPLGISDKTLAEFEPAPTAYAYISHMHHASEGTLGETIAAILPCYWLYYEIGQQLQAATPASPIYQQWIATYSSEWFERVVFEQIDRLNELAEKASEQERVRMKQHFVRSCYYELMFWQMGWAEETFERQYEQTMEMTSSK
- a CDS encoding manganese-dependent inorganic pyrophosphatase, coding for MEKVLVFGHKNPDTDTIASAIAYAELKKELGVHAEAVRLGEINGETQFALDYFKVARPRLVTEVSKEAQHVILVDHNERQQSADDIDAVKVMEVIDHHRIANFETSDPLYYRAEPVGCTTTILNKMYKEHGVAIKPEIAGLMLSAIVSDSLLFKSPTCTEQDVIAARELATIAGVDANVYGLDMLKAGADLSMKTVDELIALDAKEFSMGPFKVEIAQANTVDTAEVLLRQAELETRIESLIAEKELDLYMLLVTDILTNNSVALVLGPEASLVERAFGLDATNHLLYLEGVVSRKKQVVPVLTNTAAAVE
- the fadH gene encoding 2,4-dienoyl-CoA reductase, encoding MTKTVLVTGGTSGMGKAMAIALKEAGWNVVVTGRNAERLQQTDQDLQAIDGKHSVIQMDVRDPDACLAAVNQTRQQYGQLEALINNAAGNFICPTDELSPNGWKTVIDIVLNGTFNCSHALVKGWQEDNVSGGQILNIVASYAWQAGPGVAPSAAAKAGVLNLTRTLAVEWGYKYGARINAISPGPIERTGGADKLAMSPEHAERIRRNVPLGRFGTPEEIAGLATWMLSDQASYLNGECIALDGGHWLNKQPF
- a CDS encoding transporter substrate-binding domain-containing protein; protein product: MKKLVATAMAGILAVTMAACGASEESKGDTTKKNDKVLTMGTSADYFPFEYIDTAKGDDIVGFDVAIAKEVTKNLGYELKIEDMEFGSLLGALSAGRVDFVMAGMTPTDERKKNADFTDIYFQSKNLVMTKDKAIAADDELKGKKVGVQLGSIQEALAKDRYKDSEAVSLNKIPEIIQELNTGRIDALIIEDAVAVKYMDQDESLKTYEIKEDGPTGSAVAFKKGDKMRDDFNKELKKMIDNGDIDKLAEEWFQKEAK
- a CDS encoding HD domain-containing protein, with the translated sequence MYEETKKFVERFHANDFSGHDFAHIERVRTMALRIAEIEGGDVQIIELAALLHDVADSKLGGTSDSVDQHLRPLVSEQDRLYILDIINSLSFKRGDRPPMKTIEGKIVQDADRLDAIGAIGIARTFQFAGQFKEPMYVPGLVPREPGDRTGKTSALHHFDEKLFRLKELMNTKTAKIIAEDRHQYMLEFVERFKQEWEGR
- a CDS encoding BrxA/BrxB family bacilliredoxin, which produces MDFQMYFEDVVQTARKEAAAAGFEELTTVESVDEAMKRDGLTLVLVNSVCGCAGGIARPAAAYINRMEGVKPDHFVTVFAGQDREATDRAREYFEGYPPSSPSFALMQDGNILSMVERFDIESFTAEEVVEKLESLIEIYA
- a CDS encoding amino acid ABC transporter permease; translated protein: MIDFTKIQDSIPYILQGIPVLFQVVIVAAIAGMLIGIVVAALKITKSMFLRFLGHAYTAVFRGTPLILQLAIIHFGLPQLTGYVTTGYQSAIIAFSLNSGAYISEIIRAGIQAVDRGQWEAADALGIPYMKQLRSIILPQAFKNILPAIMNELITLTKESALISTVGVLDVMRRAQVVGGEKALYFEPLLFAGFVYFVLVMGLSLIGQQVEKAMRKSG
- a CDS encoding N-acetylglucosaminidase, yielding MTKRTIRPTRPVRRTGSFKGLVLFFLLGCGLFLLLRDKPQTILPPASPYVAELYRDGKVIQEEEFDSVTEAKAFINGRRGAIKRTSDERYLYLTGSGIGIVNSNQTLSIYSDRALKKRHTYVAPGSRLALLAYTDSVSRVEIAGLTGYVASDRLTLYPLEQSSNRSYYEKQGARLLHYIVADAGLGGLITAGEAPASLDDRTMQYVESKTLTQDLRKPTALTAKQLDAYIKKNAPDSPLIGTGKTFKQVERTYQINAAYLLAHAIHESDYGRSDIAKDKFNLFGVNATDIAPGQNATAYTSFEDSIRQTGRFIARDYLAKDGKYYRGPFLGNKARGMNVFYASDPYWSEKIAGILLKMNAV
- a CDS encoding SAM-dependent methyltransferase; translation: MELDQLKDLLTEKLQATSLIHATISGPRQKSNDLRRIKLKPILLRDTYAIQLEFQHERIIKHENLSIEEFILRMDDYFNEFRQFLFRFETEEVQFQLSKKMKVSLKTTGKEPVKAELSHNRKKSHLLEDGVPVPFLIRLGVMTEEGQVKRQKYDKFKQINRFLEFVEDSIAVLPQGRTLRILDFGCGKSYLTFALYHYLKIVKGFDLNVTGLDLKKEVIEDCTAIAADLGYDDLSFRVGDVHDYDQDTEVDLMVTLHACDVATDVALARAVDWNASVILSVPCCQKELNRQLDCSPLDVMLQHGLIQEKFASLATDSIRAELLTLVGYDTQLLEFIDLENTPKNILIRAYKNPKQPTEEKIDRYIAFRDLLHAKPYLERELSGRLGQISPKLVQ
- a CDS encoding amino acid ABC transporter ATP-binding protein, whose translation is MIQVTDLYKQFGKLEVLKGITTTVGRGEVVAVIGPSGSGKSTFLRCINLLEQPTSGTINVDGFELTKPKANIAKARQNIGMVFQQFNLFPHKSVLDNLIYAPINVLGLSKDAAVKRAEVLLDRVGLAEKRDNFPNQLSGGQKQRVAIARALAMEPNVMLFDEPTSALDPEMVNEVLDVMKQLAESGMTMVIVTHEMGFAKEVADRVLFLDEGILMEEGSPVELFDHPKTDRAKKFLEKVL
- a CDS encoding DUF1002 domain-containing protein, with the translated sequence MNKTMTWTASALLATTLLLPTTASAEQVVDKTIVTLGESLGAKDKSWVLSRLNAPEGITPIIATSADEEKYLGKNIPQSQRGGGMYSSAKIELAEKGDGLSVATENITWVTKDMYLNALVTAGVTDADITITSPYKVTGTSALTGIMKAYDQTSAETGIKLTDERKDLAQQELSVTSDVGKTVGTDKVADLMNEIKAEIAKQQPETKVEIENVIVQVIQNNNINLSDAQMDRLTGLFNQMEQADLNWGQIESGLKDAGQDIQAFATSEETKGFFAKLFDGLSAFFNSIAGLFK